Below is a genomic region from Venturia canescens isolate UGA chromosome 1, ASM1945775v1, whole genome shotgun sequence.
GGTTAAGCGAGACTCGAGTACGCGCGAAGCGTCCTGCAGAGTCGTCGGAAAACACTCGGTTCAATGAGACCTCTTCTTAAGCTTCGCCGAAAACGAAGTCGCTGCGCGCCGAACTCGATCAATAATATAACGATAAATTTTCTCGTCCGGAATCGGCGCCAGGAATGTCGCATAAAGCTCATTGAATCGAAGTTTCCGATGAAAGTGAAGATGCCCCGAGCGTACTCGAAGAATACATTGCCAAATCCTTCGCGCTGCAATGAAgctgttgcaataaaaaagagagaaaaaacaccATGAAATTAACAGTTAAGAATACGTCTCCAGCGAAGTGAGTTAAACGTCCTGACGCTGAAATAACGCGCGTGAAAGTTTATTATCAACGAATCGAACCATCGCTTTTTCCCAGAAGAACTCGGTATCGAACTCCGCGATTCGAATGCTCGACGAAGTGCCGAAATTCGTCGAGTATTCGGGCAAAAGTTATTCTGGAAACGTGTGTGACAGCAAGTGTCGCAGTGGAACATGAAAACgagtagaaagagagagagagagagaaagagaggacgaggaaaagagagcgagcgaaAGAGAAATCAAGCACAAGTGAGTGTGTGAACTTCGATCGCATGGGCAACTTAATTCAATGCTTGCTCTTTCCCGAAAGTGGGAACGTGGATAAatagtaaaatgaaaaatgagatgCAAAGCTCTTGATTATGGCGAAGTCGAGTTAAGTTGCAGGCAATTGCAAACCGTCGCGGAAGTCTGACGAATGCTTGAtccttttattattaaaatccCGTTGCATTGTTTATTCATAGAGATAGAAAAGTAGTTTTTGAATCTCCGTATCGTGGACGAATGTATACCTCGAAGTCCTTCTTCTTAACGAtatattcgatgtcgaattTTTGATCCTCCAACGCAATGATCCTATTGTGGTACTCTCGCAACACGCGCTTTAGAGTATCTGCGTGTTGATTTgagggaaggaaaaaacatgCGTGTCTTTAGTGACGATTCGTGCGATACTGAGTCGCGACGttgctttttttcaacatcattCTCGAGTTTTGtgaggaattttgaaaaaaatgatatcatCACGTTACACTTTGACAATGAATCGAGCTCCGCGCGATAACGCGCTTTCGTGAAATTACCTTCGTTGGCGTCGTCGACGAGCCTCGGCTTTCCGCAACGCTGCTCGATTATGCGTCTCCTCTCGGCCGCTTTTCTCTCCTGCTCCTTCTTCAATTCTTCGGCAGCTTTTTTACGCAACAGCAACTGCGTTGGCCCAACATTATTCACGCGTTAATATCAGAGGCTCTTTCGCGAACGATTACGAAAGATTGCGCGACAGTGTCGAAGGACAAGCGGATGAACTCACCCTGagcttcttctttctctccggTGTCATGAAACCCTTCTTCGCTTTTTTGGCCTTCGAGGCTTCCTCCAGGCGGGCACGAACTTCGGCCCTCTTCCTGTCGGTCTCTGCCTGCTTCCTCTTCTTTTCCTGTTTTCATTTCGGATTTAGTTTAACTCGAAAGGGGGCCAACGGGAGGGGAAAACACGCTTTGAAAATGAGGCCCGAAACTACCAGCGAATGAATGAGACGGGCTCGTATCGCCGctcgaaatataaaaataaactacgagaaaccaaatttttttctaccaccatgcaatcgagtgatctgtTAAATAAAGATTTTGCTTTGTACAGCGTATACAATCTTACGTACATCCTCGATGCGTTTTCTCTGCAAATGaataaagaagaaataaaattataacaTCGATCGAGACGTCCTTTGGTCTGCGTCTTACGAAACATCGCCATATCGAAATAGTTTAATGTGTGAAAAAACTAAGCAGCCAAATTTTCAGCTCTGCGTGAAAATTACTTGGGTTAAAGTTTCGTAGGAAAAGCGAGATCGACAATGTGCCGAGATTGTTATTTCAATAATATGTACCGACGAGATTGCTGGCAATATTTCAAGTCCAGCTCTCTTGAGCTTTTTGGAAACAAGAAGCTTGATACCGTTATAGAACACGCACACACGGACACATACGTACGCGCTGCGAGAAGAGAGAAATTTCACAAGCTGCAATTACGTGCTTACAATAACTTTGGAGAAGAGGAGAGAGGagtgaaaaaagggaaaaagaaacGCTTGAGATTCTTGGGGCTCGAGAAGGTGAGCCGGAGCTCCCCAAGACGGTCAGACGCCTCGCGCGATGCTTCAATCGCGCGCGTGGGCGAAAATCTAAATCCGTCGTTGGACCGCCTCCGATGCGGGCGGaccatattttgaatttttttcaaatcatacTGCTGgatgaatataaatttttaaacgGGAATCGTTCGTTTCGATCGTACAATAGGAAAGCTCGTTAAGCGCATGCAACCAATAAAAAATACCTCGATTTACTCAGTTTAGTTATACTGAATTGTCGTTACGTTCACGATTCCAAGAGTTCCAACAGTTGTTTCCCCACAATTGCGTCATCGTGCGATCGGGTTTCCAAAACAGTCGACCGAAAATAGaacgagaaaataatgaaaataagatGAGGAAAACAGCTCTTTTGGATGGTCcaggaaaatattattttgtccCTTCTACATTATTTCTGTTTCCATGAGACATTTTTAGTAGGGCTCAtccgtttcttgaatttttgttttaccaacttaacgtcattttttgttgaatttttttcttaattacaTCTCAGACCCACCTAACATCATCGTCGACTGCCATTTTTATATCGGGGTGCTAAGTACTCCGCTAGctggaaaaatatattcgattcactgattaatgaaaattttatgtatTCACTAAAGTCGTAATTATTTTAGTATTCAGTCGAAAGCAGGATATTTCAGGGACTAAGATAGTGCGATTGGGCCAATGATTTAATCGTGCTgccatttttgtttgtttctttttgcTCCTCCATTATGACACTTTcttgcaacattttttatatttttttcaaactttttctatTGCTTCAGTGTTTCTgccaaaaaacaaattttttcatctcatttcGTTTGGAGGTGACGATATCGAGCTTTTCGTTGGTACGATGTAACCAAAGTGGCGAATCTTGTTCGAGAGAGAAGAACGGTCAATGAATAATGAAACAATTCTGCGATTAAAGCAtcaatgttttatttgaaataaaacgaaattgaattttcgtcaattgACGAGCACAAAATAGCAATAAAAAGagcaataaaatgaaataaaatgaggGATTCGAAATGCCCTTCGAATGTCGATTTAATAGCAATTCATGGAATTGGAACAATGAAATATCACAAGATTCGTCCAAGCGGCTTCACGAGACGGAAATCGAAACAGAGTTTCGCTAATCACTGGAACGAACACTTGCCACTTGTTAAGGAGGCGCTTGAAAATCGGTAGGATttagaaaaatgaagtttctcgaatagcCAATAATCTAATTACCGAATAACCTTTGTTTCAAATAATGCGAGAGTGACACTTTGATTCGCTAAAACGATTGAAATGAATGGAACTCACTTACTTGGGATATCTAAGGAAGGAACACGAGGTTGGTTGAACGGTTCCTCGGTGGCTGACTATTCCGTCGGGATAGCTCGTAGCTCGATCTCTCCTTCGCAAAATGAGTCGCGAGGGGGCGAGAAAAGCCGCGCAGGATGACTTGATTGGCTGGAACGGTTTTAGGCGAGCCGGCTCTACCGGCGTTGGTACTAAAATTAGT
It encodes:
- the wupA gene encoding troponin I isoform X2, with the protein product MAVDDDRKRIEDEKKRKQAETDRKRAEVRARLEEASKAKKAKKGFMTPERKKKLRLLLRKKAAEELKKEQERKAAERRRIIEQRCGKPRLVDDANEDTLKRVLREYHNRIIALEDQKFDIEYIVKKKDFEISDLNGQVNDLRGKFMKPTLKKVSKYESKFAKLQKKAAEFNFRNQLKQVKKKEFTLEEEDKEPKKSEKAEWQTKK
- the wupA gene encoding troponin I isoform X1, with the translated sequence MAVDDDRKRIEDEKKRKQAETDRKRAEVRARLEEASKAKKAKKGFMTPERKKKLRLLLRKKAAEELKKEQERKAAERRRIIEQRCGKPRLVDDANEDTLKRVLREYHNRIIALEDQKFDIEYIVKKKDFEISDLNGQVNDLRGKFMKPTLKKVSKYESKFAKLQKKAAEFNFRNQLKQVKKKEFTLEEEDKEKKPDWSLKALSHEDAVEA
- the wupA gene encoding troponin I isoform X3, with translation MAVDDDEKKRKQAETDRKRAEVRARLEEASKAKKAKKGFMTPERKKKLRLLLRKKAAEELKKEQERKAAERRRIIEQRCGKPRLVDDANEDTLKRVLREYHNRIIALEDQKFDIEYIVKKKDFEISDLNGQVNDLRGKFMKPTLKKVSKYESKFAKLQKKAAEFNFRNQLKQVKKKEFTLEEEDKEKKPDWSLKALSHEDAVEA